The DNA window TGATGAGCGCGCCGCCGCTGTTGCCCGGGTTGATCGCCGCATCGGTTTGAATGACGTCGATTTCCCAATCACCGGCTGATGTGGACACCGGCATCGTTCGTTTGCCGCTGACGATCCCTTCCGTCACCGTCCGCGACAAATCCAGCCCGAGCGGGTTGCCGATCGCCGCGACAGGCTCGCCGATTTTCACCTTCGAGGAGTCGCCGAAGCTCGCCACTTTCGTCACACCATCAGCGGGAATTTTCAAGACGGCGAGGTCGGTGAGCGCATCGGCTCCGACGATCTCGGCTTTCACTTTTTTCCCGTTCGCGAGCGCCACTTCGACTTTGTTCGCTCCTTCAATGACATGGTTGTTCGTCACAATATACGCCACATTGCCTTCTTTTTTGAAGATGACGCCCGAACCCGTTCCCGCTTCGGTATCTTGTGCTTGTTCGGAGAAAAAGTCGACTTGCTTCTGGATGTTGACGACGCCGACGACGGCATCAGCCACTTTGTTAATGGCGGCGATCATGTTCGTGTTGACGTTCGCCGTCGGCTGCAATGGCAGCGCTTCGCTTTTCGCTGCCGTTTCGGCTGCGGTGTTTTGAGAATGGGTTTCACTCTGAATCCATTTTGGCGCCACATACCACGTCGCCGCGCTGCCGATCACCGCCCCCGCGACGGAAGCGGCCAGCCATGACAGAAAGCGGCCGCGCCGTTTCGGTTGTGGAGCGGGCGTTGGTTCAAATGGCGTCATGTCCATAGGTCATCTCCTCCCTTATGATACATCTTCATTGATATCCAAGCATAAGACCGCTTCGGGCGCATGCTCGCAAAACAGCGAAAAGGCGGATGAAACACAACCACATCTCCGACGTCCACCGGCCGCGCAGATAAGGAAGACCATCTAGTCCGACGCTTTCCTGCCTGCGTCATACTATAGATGAGCCGCATCTTCTGTTCCTCCCTTTTCCTCTTCGTCTATCATCATAGCCAAGGAAAGTGAAAAAACGGTGAAAAAAACAATCTCGTCGGCTCGGCTTTCCTTTGTCCTTTCGATTTTCACCTTTTTTTCACGCGGATTTGCTATGATAAAAATAATGATGAAAAACAGGGGGAACGGCCATGAAAGTGTTGCTGGCGGAAGATGATCTCCATTTAGGGGAATTGATTGTGCACTTATTAAAAAAGAAAGGAATCGACCATATCGATTGGGTTCAAGAGGGCGAAGACGCATACGATTACGCGATGGCGGAGTTTTACGACGTCGTCGTGCTCGATTGGATGCTTCCAAACGGCGATGGGGTGGACATTTGCCGCCGGTTGAGGCAAAACGGCTATACGGGCGCGATTTTGATGTTGACGGCCAAAGACGCTGTGCAAGACCGCGTCACCGGACTTGAGGCGGGGGCGGACGATTACTTGGTCAAACCGTTTGAAATCGATGAGCTCGTCGCGCGCTTAAAAGCCCTCGCGCGGCGGACGTTCGTCCCGCTTCAAGAGGAAACCGTGACGTTCCACAGCTTCACGTTGAACCGGACAAGCCATACGCTCTACCGCGGCGATGAGGAAATTTTCCTCACCCCGCGCGAGTTTCAGCTCCTTGACCTGCTCGTGCAAAACCAAGGCCAAGTCGTTCCGCGGGAGACGATTTTGGACCGCGTCTGGGGCTGGGATGCGGATGTGTCGATGAAAACGATTGACGCGACGATCAAATTGCTCCGTAAAAAACTGAAAGATGATGTCATTCAAACGGTGCGCGGGGTGGGATATAAAATTGATAAATCGATGGAATGAATGGCGCGGCTGGCTGCGCCGCTTAGGAAGCGCCGACTTGTTCCGCCGCGCCCATTGGCGGCTCACAGCGCTTTACAGCGGCATTTTCACCTTGTTTCTCGCCTTGTTTATCATGATCGCCGCTGCACTGTTTTACTGGATCACCACGTCTGATCAAGAGCGGCGCATCACCCGCCTCGCCGAGCAAGAGGCGAATACGATCGAGCAGTTTTTACTGAAGCAGAGCGATTTTGACTTGTTTAATGATGAAAGCGTCGTCCTGCTTAGTGAAGATCAACTTTTCTTTTACGTGATCGGCTCGAACGGCGAGCTGCTTGCTGGAGATGAAGTTCATCCGCGCCTGCGCCCGTATTTTTTGAACGCGTTATCCCATTTCAAGATGAATGAACGCACCCCCGTCTATATGAACGTATCGCTGCCGGAACACATGCCCGGCCTGGCGCGCGAGGCGTCGCGCGACTGGCGCGTGCTCGCCGCCGCCCGCCCGCTCGTCATCCACGGCGATTTTGCGGGCGTGCTGTACATCGGCATGGATGTCACGTCGTTTTTTGCGGTGTTCCATTGGCTGCTTGTCGTGCTCATCGGCTTGGCGGTGTTGTTTCTCGCCGTCGGCGTCGCGCTCAGCTTTTTTATGTCCAAGCGCGCGATTGCGCCGATTGAAGAGGCGTACGAGCGGCAGCGCCAGTTCGTCGCCGATGCTTCGCACGAATTGCGGACGCCGCTTAGCGTCGTCTTTTCGTCTGTTGAGGCGCTCACGTTGGAAGAGGACGTCATGAAAAACGACTTTGCCCGCCGCTTGCTCGACCGCTTGCGTGAGGAGCTGAAGCGAATCACGAAACTGATGAACGACCTGTTGACGCTCGCCCGCGCCGATGCAAAGCATGCCGCACTGGAACTGGCGAAACAGACGTTCGATTTCCGTCCGCACGCCGAGCGCACGTTCCAACTCCTGTCGGAACTCGGGGCAAAAAAACAGATCAAGATGCAGCTTCACGCTCCCGAGCCAGCAATCGTCACCGCCGACCCAGACAAATTGACGCAGCTGTTGTACATTTTGCTCGACAACGCGATTAAATACACCCCCGAAGGCGGCGAAGTGACGCTGTCAATCCGCACCGAGCCGAAACAGTTCGTCCTTTCCGTCAAGGACACCGGCATCGGCATCCCGCCTGAAGACATCGGCCGCATTTTCGACCGTTTTTACCGCGTCGACAAAGCGCGATCACGCCAACAAGGGGGCCACGGCCTCGGCCTGTCAATCGCCAAGTGGATCGTCGAGGCCCACGGCGGCACGATCCATGTCCAAAGCCAACTCGGCCAAGGGACGGAGTTTCTCGTCCGCCTGCCTGCTTAGGCTTTGCAGCGCACTGCGAGTGGCAGGCGGCAAGGCGCGTCTTCTTTCCGCTTGAAATCAGAAGGCGCCCCGAGCAGATCAGGGCGCCTTCTGATTATGACGGCTACATGACCGGCTGTTTTCTCACACCCCAGCATTTTTTCGAAAAACGAACGTTGCCCTGTGTTAGACGATGCAACAAGTGGAATATCTAAAAAAGCCATCTTAGGCTGTCTCCTGCCCGCATTCATCTCCCACTTGCCCACTGGGCTGCGCTCTTCTCGTTCCTTGAAGAGAGAGTCTTCTGCCGGGAAATGATAAATCGACGCAGCCACGATGGCATTGACATAGGGCATGACCAAACCGCCGGCATCGCGGATTTCGAAAACAAGAACACAAACAAAGCGCCGCCAACATCAAACCGATACGACCCAACCACGTCTTTCTTTCCTCACCCACAATGTCAAGCGAAAATCACCGTCCATCTTGCGGCGGATCCTCTAATGGATGATATGTTCAACAGCCCTTCAAAAAATGTTCGCTTTTCACCTCATTTTCTCCTTTCCTTTCTACAATACAAACCGTAAGCCAGTCCACCACTACACAAGGAGGTGACAAGATTGAAGAAAGCTCGAGCGTTTTTTCTGCTCGCCCTTGTCGTCTTGGCGGGAGTCAGTCTGTTCCATCTTTTCGCCCCGCACGAAGTGATGGCGCACGGCCGTCCAGTCGCGCCGTTTGACGGCATGTACGGCGGAGTCGAACATCGCCATCGGGAG is part of the Geobacillus sp. 46C-IIa genome and encodes:
- a CDS encoding S1C family serine protease, which translates into the protein MDMTPFEPTPAPQPKRRGRFLSWLAASVAGAVIGSAATWYVAPKWIQSETHSQNTAAETAAKSEALPLQPTANVNTNMIAAINKVADAVVGVVNIQKQVDFFSEQAQDTEAGTGSGVIFKKEGNVAYIVTNNHVIEGANKVEVALANGKKVKAEIVGADALTDLAVLKIPADGVTKVASFGDSSKVKIGEPVAAIGNPLGLDLSRTVTEGIVSGKRTMPVSTSAGDWEIDVIQTDAAINPGNSGGALINSAGQVIGINSMKIAETGVEGLGFAIPSENVKPIVEQLMKDGKIKRPYLGVQLIDVADLSDDVRTDELKLPSNVTYGAAITSVEPFSPAAEAGLKSKDVITAINGEKIDSVSALRKYLYTKTSVGDRMKVTIYRDGFETTVSVALKARESSQS
- a CDS encoding response regulator transcription factor, which encodes MKVLLAEDDLHLGELIVHLLKKKGIDHIDWVQEGEDAYDYAMAEFYDVVVLDWMLPNGDGVDICRRLRQNGYTGAILMLTAKDAVQDRVTGLEAGADDYLVKPFEIDELVARLKALARRTFVPLQEETVTFHSFTLNRTSHTLYRGDEEIFLTPREFQLLDLLVQNQGQVVPRETILDRVWGWDADVSMKTIDATIKLLRKKLKDDVIQTVRGVGYKIDKSME
- a CDS encoding cell wall metabolism sensor histidine kinase WalK translates to MINRWNEWRGWLRRLGSADLFRRAHWRLTALYSGIFTLFLALFIMIAAALFYWITTSDQERRITRLAEQEANTIEQFLLKQSDFDLFNDESVVLLSEDQLFFYVIGSNGELLAGDEVHPRLRPYFLNALSHFKMNERTPVYMNVSLPEHMPGLAREASRDWRVLAAARPLVIHGDFAGVLYIGMDVTSFFAVFHWLLVVLIGLAVLFLAVGVALSFFMSKRAIAPIEEAYERQRQFVADASHELRTPLSVVFSSVEALTLEEDVMKNDFARRLLDRLREELKRITKLMNDLLTLARADAKHAALELAKQTFDFRPHAERTFQLLSELGAKKQIKMQLHAPEPAIVTADPDKLTQLLYILLDNAIKYTPEGGEVTLSIRTEPKQFVLSVKDTGIGIPPEDIGRIFDRFYRVDKARSRQQGGHGLGLSIAKWIVEAHGGTIHVQSQLGQGTEFLVRLPA